A genomic segment from Coccinella septempunctata chromosome 3, icCocSept1.1, whole genome shotgun sequence encodes:
- the LOC123309967 gene encoding odorant receptor 49b-like — translation MHDVKDKQLRKILSSTTEPILRAFLIYMFAVIMTNVSFMGLCGYLRYKHTKQTKEAYHPFEMLLPFDRDEHYNLTLLVYMLTESVTAFMAYTMDMALLVFIIFHILRLKFLQHVLRNFKHYTGNADSIHDVDRKITYKETASFWRNCISEHQDIISDVEMLNKQMSKLFFIDFFLRTIQMAGFCLGGIKADQFMNQFFGFGCLMCSSSQLTILYWYGEVLTSESVAISDAIYESEWYDADMETRRTMLMMMRRSQRCLILTVGKFEKVALRTVLRILKSIYSCMSIIVQRQ, via the exons ATGCACGACGTCAAGGATAAGCAGCTGAGAAAGATCTTGAGCTCGACGACCGAGCCGATTCTTAGAGCCTTCTTGATTTACATGTTCGCTGTCATCATGACCAATGTATCCTTCATGGGGTTGTGCGGGTACCTCCGTTATAAGCACACCAAACAGACCAAAGAAGCCTACCATCCCTTCGAAATGCTCCTGCCCTTTGATAGGGACGAGCATTATAACCTCACTCTTTTAGTTTACATGTTGACTGAATCCGTTACGGCTTTTATGGCTTACACTATGGACATGGCGTTGCtggtttttataatttttcacattttgcgATTGAAATTCCTTCAGCATGTGCTCAGGAACTTTAAACACTATACTGGCAACGCGGACTCCATACACGATGTAGATCGAAAGATAACTTACAAGGAGACAGCTTCTTTTTGGCGGAATTgcatttctgaacatcaggATATCATTAG TGATGTCGAAATGTTGAATAAGCAGATGAGCAAGTTGTTCTTCATTGATTTCTTCTTGAGAACTATACAAATGGCAGGATTTTGCTTGGGAGGAATAAAG GCAGATCAGTTCATGAATCAATTCTTTGGCTTCGGCTGTTTGATGTGCAGCTCTTCGCAGCTGACCATCTTATACTGGTACGGTGAGGTTCTTACATCTGAA AGCGTGGCGATTTCTGATGCTATATACGAGAGCGAATGGTACGATGCTGATATGGAAACGAGAAGAACCATGCTGATGATGATGAGGAGGTCCCAGAGGTGTCTGATATTGACCGTTGGGAAATTTGAGAAGGTTGCACTGAGGACTGTACTGAGA aTCCTGAAATCTATTTATTCTTGTATGAGTATTATTGTACAACGACAATGA
- the LOC123309966 gene encoding mitochondrial 2-oxodicarboxylate carrier-like, which produces MTSDGGRSKERLISLFSGASAGFVEVCIMHPLDLVKTRLQLQSASKSSTKSEYYTGITDCMRKMYKNEGILSFWKGILPPIVVDTPRRAIKFFTFDEYKRMFMFGQAKANALTYSLAGACAGATESILVNPFEVVKIHLQANRAKIKEVPSSFSVAKEIYEKDGLGSKGLYKGLTATIMRGAVFNVAYFGLYHSVRDFSSTHNRNLGVAEKIGLGFAAGTLASVANIPFDVAKSRIQGPQPQLGKVKYKSCIKTILLVHKEEGWRALYKGLIPKVLRLGPGGAIMFLVNEYVAKFLMEYFK; this is translated from the coding sequence ATGACTAGTGATGGAGGAAGATCCAAAGAGAGATTAATCTCCTTATTTTCCGGAGCTAGCGCCGGTTTCGTGGAAGTATGCATAATGCACCCACTGGATCTGGTGAAGACCAGGCTGCAGCTCCAATCTGCCAGCAAATCATCGACCAAATCAGAGTACTACACCGGCATAACTGATTGCATGAGGAAAATGTACAAAAACGAAGGGATCCTATCGTTTTGGAAGGGCATCCTTCCACCAATAGTGGTGGATACTCCACGAAGAGCAATAAAATTCTTCACTTTCGACGAGTATAAAAGAATGTTCATGTTTGGGCAGGCGAAGGCAAACGCTTTGACCTACTCACTTGCTGGAGCTTGTGCTGGTGCTACAGAAAGTATATTGGTGAACCCCTTCGAGGTTGTTAAAATTCATCTGCAAGCAAACAGAGCTAAAATAAAAGAAGTACCTTCTTCTTTCTCTGTCGCAAAGGAGATTTACGAGAAAGATGGTCTTGGATCTAAAGGTTTATATAAAGGGCTCACTGCTACAATTATGAGGGGTGCGGTGTTTAATGTAGCATATTTTGGGTTATACCATTCCGTCAGGGATTTTTCTTCTACACACAACAGAAATTTAGGGGTTGCTGAAAAAATAGGTTTAGGATTTGCTGCAGGAACACTAGCTTCAGTGGCCAATATTCCTTTCGATGTTGCCAAGTCAAGAATACAAGGACCCCAACCACAATTAGGCAAAGTAAAATATAAAAGTTGTATCAAAACCATACTGCTAGTACATAAGGAGGAGGGTTGGAGAGCCCTTTATAAGGGATTAATTCCCAAAGTTCTCAGGCTGGGCCCCGGTGGGGCTATCATGTTTCTGGTGAATGAATATGTGGCTAAATTCTTAATGGAATATTTTAAGTAA
- the LOC123309373 gene encoding uncharacterized protein LOC123309373: MVLIKFVLLLTLALFGVLGADDKEEMPEETEIREGKQFRPETWRAVDNERLDMSGWIPQGSPPDQRPQPLLKRRRLRKRKRRPTQPNVNDDKPAEMQDRILYLPGRRQQPSIFDEVWDMEQESPKQAVSRRRVAPSYETGNAVNSDVEPEIITQKPSDPLSAVIRFGEPVEETTKPRTTERIRDPFDALKEAEEKQKTPEEIRQTSAPPDLKSLLKKTGGTISLSEILQQKNLSLSELLTGNVDAISALTTPPESTETTKVMELNEQTKYQRIPPSERKKLTDRFSVKSDDSEEIERQEILEAQRKRLALLQAHKENKVYLGITHTYEIVTEPVTERRIFVPSHPKHYSTTSYMPLLFQNSFKTTTSKTQTYTDRKESQKAGLSNTNKPLKFSHKKLPITSAKLLTKTTKKTPMTENKPVVIPPKAIPINIDEILKKEPLEQTKDEPLQISLNSDLSTKLEESPEDSSEKLETLRGGEEIMEMLEDPIYKDKLSRILRERNMTLQELVDQRERGSSQLHLADIFHNKTREPEPIDEPYVGMIIKNEPPHYTREQKSMKFEEQTSTTEDVISEVIIEQSSVEENIIPSSTEKKTPQIDVFPKNTSFNYAAIMPFWKQFHPNLFNNLYKDDEPSNSVERLEEIDNKLSDAVNHQFNVDLTQRNYHLDEESIFDIPNGIKSALIASFAIVALSLFMFLTILLIFKWTQRKKNKLNYMSSLSGIKIKSPILEVPRRSALRTFVCETLGRKTKFYKSNLQSMSDSWDDKKQKF; this comes from the coding sequence ACATGGCGAGCCGTGGACAACGAACGCTTAGACATGTCGGGTTGGATACCACAAGGATCGCCACCTGACCAAAGACCGCAACCACTCCTCAAGAGGAGAAGACTGCGCAAAAGAAAACGCAGACCCACCCAGCCAAACGTCAACGACGACAAGCCCGCAGAGATGCAAGACAGGATCCTATACCTACCGGGAAGACGCCAGCAACCCTCCATCTTCGACGAGGTCTGGGACATGGAACAGGAGAGCCCTAAACAGGCGGTGAGCCGTAGAAGGGTCGCGCCTTCCTACGAAACCGGAAACGCCGTCAATTCCGACGTGGAACCGGAGATAATCACGCAAAAACCCTCCGACCCTTTGAGCGCTGTGATACGCTTCGGGGAACCCGTCGAGGAAACGACCAAACCGAGGACGACGGAAAGGATCAGGGATCCCTTCGACGCCCTTAAAGAGGCGGAGGAGAAGCAAAAGACCCCCGAAGAAATTAGACAAACATCAGCGCCGCCAGACCTCAAATCGTTGCTCAAGAAGACCGGGGGGACCATAAGCCTCAGCGAGATCCTCCAACAGAAGAATCTCTCGTTATCCGAACTACTCACAGGAAACGTGGACGCTATTTCAGCCCTCACAACCCCTCCAGAGAGCACGGAAACGACTAAAGTGATGGAACTCAACGAACAAACGAAATATCAAAGGATCCCTCCGTCTGAACGAAAGAAGTTAACCGACAGGTTTTCCGTGAAATCTGATGATTCAGAAGAAATCGAACGTCAAGAAATTCTAGAAGCCCAAAGGAAAAGACTGGCTCTCCTTCAAGCTCACAAAGAGAACAAGGTTTATCTGGGAATCACACACACTTACGAAATCGTCACAGAACCAGTGACAGAAAGAAGGATCTTCGTTCCTTCCCATCCTAAACATTACTCAACCACTAGCTACATGCCTCTactattccaaaattcattcaaaacaaCCACTTCCAAAACGCAAACATACACCGATCGAAAAGAGTCCCAAAAAGCTGGACTAAGTAACACAAATAAACCTCTAAAATTTTCCCACAAAAAACTGCCGATAACCAGTGCTAAATTACTAACCAAAACGACGAAAAAGACACCGATGACTGAAAACAAACCAGTCGTGATACCACCCAAAGCAATTCCAATAAACATCGATGAAATCCTGAAGAAAGAACCACTTGAACAGACCAAAGATGAACCCCTTCAAATTTCGTTGAACTCCGATCTTTCCACCAAACTCGAAGAATCTCCAGAGGATTCCAGTGAAAAACTGGAAACCTTGAGAGGTGGCGAGGAAATAATGGAAATGTTGGAAGATCCGATATATAAAGACAAATTATCCAGGATATTACGAGAAAGGAATATGACCCTCCAGGAGCTGGTAGATCAGAGGGAAAGAGGCTCTAGCCAACTGCATTTAGCAGACATATTCCACAACAAAACGAGAGAACCAGAACCAATAGACGAACCCTACGTTGGGATGATCATCAAAAATGAACCACCCCATTACACCAGAGAACAAAAAAGCATGAAATTCGAAGAACAGACGTCAACAACTGAAGATGTAATATCTGAAGTCATCATCGAGCAAAGTAGCGTAGAAGAGAACATCATACCCTCTTCAACAGAAAAGAAAACACCCCAAATCGATGTATTCCCCAAAAATACTAGCTTCAACTACGCGGCCATCATGCCATTTTGGAAACAATTCCATCCCAATCTATTCAACAACCTCTACAAAGATGATGAGCCGTCAAACAGTGTTGAAAGATTAGAAGAAATCGATAACAAACTCTCAGACGCCGTAAACCACCAGTTCAATGTGGATCTGACTCAGAGAAATTACCACTTGGACGAGGAATCAATTTTTGACATACCAAACGGAATAAAATCCGCACTCATAGCTAGTTTCGCCATCGTAGCGCTAAGTTTATTCATGTTCTTAACCATCTTGCTCATATTCAAATGGACGCAGAGAAAAAAGAATAAGTTGAACTACATGAGTAGTTTGTCGGGTATCAAGATCAAGTCTCCCATTCTGGAGGTGCCTAGAAGAAGTGCGCTCAGGACTTTCGTTTGTGAAACGCTAGGTAGAAAGACTAAATTTTACAAATCGAACTTGCAGAGCATGTCAGATTCGTGGGACGACAAAAAGCAAAAATTTTGA